The following coding sequences are from one uncultured Devosia sp. window:
- a CDS encoding SURF1 family protein: MSAKRRLSGFMTWTFVVLMLALAATCAWLGTWQMHRLAEKEALIAAVDQRLDAAPIPVPPATDWPDIDLEALNFQPVSLTGRFRYNQTVTVFTSLANANGPASGPGYWVVTPFALAEGGTVFVNRGFIPQELQEAAVTDGTADDGEVTISGLFRPGEHAGFMTPGADTSNRIEWVRDPVRLADQVDPAMAPFAPFYVDMPAGPPGELPQGGETVIEFPNNHLGYAYTWYGFAIVAVVMLGFWFMRQRADAKG, from the coding sequence ATGAGTGCCAAGCGCCGCCTTAGCGGTTTCATGACCTGGACCTTCGTGGTCCTGATGCTGGCGCTGGCCGCCACCTGCGCCTGGCTGGGCACCTGGCAGATGCATCGCCTTGCCGAAAAGGAAGCCTTGATCGCGGCAGTCGACCAGCGCCTCGATGCGGCGCCAATTCCCGTACCGCCGGCAACAGACTGGCCAGACATCGACCTCGAAGCCCTCAATTTTCAGCCCGTCTCGCTGACGGGTCGCTTCCGCTACAACCAGACCGTTACCGTCTTCACCAGCCTCGCCAATGCCAATGGGCCCGCGTCCGGCCCTGGATATTGGGTTGTCACGCCCTTCGCCTTGGCCGAAGGCGGCACGGTTTTCGTCAACCGTGGCTTTATTCCGCAGGAACTGCAGGAAGCGGCGGTCACCGATGGCACCGCCGACGATGGCGAGGTCACGATTTCCGGCCTGTTCAGACCTGGCGAACATGCCGGCTTCATGACCCCTGGCGCCGATACCTCCAACCGCATCGAATGGGTCCGTGATCCCGTCCGGCTTGCCGATCAGGTCGATCCTGCCATGGCGCCTTTCGCACCATTCTATGTCGACATGCCCGCTGGTCCGCCCGGTGAACTGCCCCAGGGCGGCGAGACGGTCATCGAGTTCCCCAACAACCACCTCGGTTATGCCTATACCTGGTACGGCTTTGCCATTGTCGCCGTCGTGATGCTTGGCTTCTGGTTCATGCGCCAAAGGGCTGATGCCAAGGGTTGA
- the gcvPB gene encoding aminomethyl-transferring glycine dehydrogenase subunit GcvPB has translation MSMNTHGRPTGTGTAGFASTSGSALLPNEPLLFEIGDTEHSGVDLPEVTISTDRLGGFERQTPLDLAGLTEPEAMRHYVRLSRLNHSIDSGMYPLGSCTMKHNPRLNEKMARLPGFADIHPLQPVSTVQGALELMEQLSHWLMTLTNTAAVALTPKAGAHGELLGMMAIKAAQESAGQGHRKVVLVPESAHGTNPATAAFLGYTVKAVPAREDGTVDVQAVKDALSEDVAAIMLTNPNTCGLFEPQVIEIAAAVHEAGAFFYCDGANFNAIMGVVRPGDLGIDAMHINLHKTFSTPHGGGGPGAGPVVLSEALAPFAPVPFVRKGQNGLELVEHAEGEVLGRITAFQGQMGMYVRALTYMLSHGGDGLAQAAQDAVLNANYIKARLQHIFSVPFPDYPTMHEALFDDSFLKDSGVTTLDFAKALIDEGFHPMTMYFPLVVHGAMLIEPTESESKQTLDRFCDVMEELALDAKSGNKERFTAAPMKAPRRRLDETRAARTPILKWEAVK, from the coding sequence ATGAGCATGAACACTCACGGCCGCCCGACCGGAACGGGCACCGCAGGCTTCGCCTCCACGTCGGGTTCAGCACTGCTGCCCAACGAACCGCTGCTGTTCGAGATCGGCGACACCGAGCATTCGGGCGTAGACCTGCCCGAGGTCACCATTTCGACCGACCGCCTGGGCGGCTTCGAACGCCAGACGCCGCTCGATCTTGCCGGTCTCACCGAGCCCGAGGCCATGCGCCACTATGTGCGCCTCAGCCGCCTCAACCACTCGATCGATAGTGGCATGTATCCGCTCGGCTCGTGCACGATGAAGCACAATCCGCGCCTCAACGAGAAGATGGCCCGTCTGCCCGGCTTCGCCGACATCCACCCGCTGCAGCCGGTCTCGACCGTGCAGGGCGCGCTGGAGCTGATGGAACAGCTATCGCACTGGCTGATGACGCTCACCAATACCGCTGCCGTGGCGCTGACGCCCAAGGCAGGCGCGCATGGCGAATTGCTGGGCATGATGGCGATCAAGGCCGCGCAGGAATCTGCCGGCCAGGGTCACCGCAAGGTGGTGCTGGTGCCCGAAAGCGCCCATGGCACCAATCCGGCCACGGCTGCCTTCCTGGGCTACACGGTGAAGGCCGTTCCGGCCCGCGAAGACGGCACGGTTGATGTGCAGGCGGTCAAGGATGCGCTGTCGGAAGATGTCGCGGCGATCATGCTTACCAACCCCAATACCTGTGGGCTCTTTGAACCTCAGGTGATCGAGATTGCTGCGGCGGTGCATGAAGCCGGGGCATTCTTCTACTGCGATGGCGCCAATTTCAACGCCATCATGGGCGTGGTCCGCCCGGGTGACCTGGGCATCGATGCCATGCATATCAACCTGCACAAGACCTTCTCGACGCCCCACGGCGGCGGCGGTCCGGGTGCCGGCCCGGTCGTCCTGTCGGAAGCCCTTGCGCCTTTCGCGCCGGTGCCCTTCGTGCGCAAGGGTCAGAATGGCCTCGAGCTGGTGGAACACGCCGAAGGCGAAGTCCTGGGCCGCATCACCGCCTTCCAGGGTCAGATGGGTATGTATGTGCGCGCGCTGACCTATATGCTCAGCCACGGCGGCGATGGTCTGGCCCAGGCCGCGCAAGACGCGGTGCTCAATGCCAATTATATCAAGGCCCGCCTGCAGCACATTTTCTCGGTGCCCTTCCCCGACTATCCGACCATGCATGAGGCGCTGTTCGACGACAGCTTCCTCAAGGACAGCGGCGTCACCACGCTCGATTTCGCCAAGGCGCTGATCGACGAGGGCTTCCATCCCATGACCATGTATTTCCCGCTGGTCGTGCATGGCGCCATGCTGATCGAGCCGACCGAGAGCGAGAGCAAGCAGACGCTGGACCGCTTCTGCGACGTGATGGAAGAGCTGGCTCTTGACGCCAAGTCCGGCAACAAGGAGCGTTTCACCGCCGCTCCGATGAAGGCACCGCGCCGCCGGCTTGACGAAACGCGTGCCGCCCGCACGCCGATCCTCAAGTGGGAAGCCGTCAAATAG
- a CDS encoding YqgE/AlgH family protein has protein sequence MTSLEGQFLIAMPDMEDERFAESVILVVGHGDEGAMGIVVNHELANLRFADILDELDLGDPDAVIRLPDSVRQRAVMRGGPVEKGRGFVLHSSDYSSGNSYQVTDGICLTATLDILKAMAFGPAPKSALFALGCCGWSAGQLEGEIGDNGWLTAPFNRKLLFETPVEDRYEAALASLHITRASLSPDAGHA, from the coding sequence ATGACCTCACTCGAAGGACAATTCCTGATCGCCATGCCCGACATGGAAGATGAACGCTTTGCGGAAAGCGTCATCCTTGTTGTCGGCCATGGGGACGAAGGCGCTATGGGCATCGTGGTCAACCACGAACTGGCCAATCTGCGCTTTGCCGACATTCTCGACGAGCTCGATCTTGGCGATCCCGATGCGGTGATCCGCCTGCCTGATAGCGTCCGCCAGCGCGCAGTGATGCGCGGCGGGCCGGTCGAGAAGGGGCGCGGTTTCGTGCTGCATTCATCGGACTATAGCAGCGGCAACAGCTATCAGGTGACGGACGGCATATGCCTGACGGCCACGCTCGATATCTTGAAGGCCATGGCCTTTGGACCAGCCCCCAAATCGGCGCTGTTTGCACTCGGCTGTTGCGGTTGGAGCGCTGGACAGCTGGAAGGCGAAATCGGGGACAATGGGTGGCTGACCGCCCCGTTCAACCGCAAGTTGCTGTTCGAGACGCCGGTGGAAGATCGCTACGAGGCAGCCTTGGCCAGCCTTCACATCACCCGGGCCTCGCTCAGCCCGGATGCGGGACACGCGTAA
- a CDS encoding DUF983 domain-containing protein: MSETSPILTGLKCRCPRCGVGKLFAGYLKVAPACSNCGLDFKFADSGDGPAIFVIFLVAPLVIILALIVGAAFNPAPYVHLILWIPTTLVLCLLLLPPFKGVMVALQYRHDAHEGHQ, encoded by the coding sequence TTGTCCGAGACGTCGCCCATCCTGACCGGCCTCAAATGCCGCTGCCCGCGCTGCGGCGTGGGCAAGCTGTTTGCGGGCTACCTCAAGGTCGCCCCCGCCTGCTCCAACTGCGGCCTCGATTTCAAGTTTGCCGATAGCGGCGACGGTCCGGCGATCTTCGTGATTTTCCTCGTGGCGCCGCTGGTGATCATCCTGGCGCTGATTGTCGGCGCGGCCTTCAATCCGGCGCCCTATGTTCATCTGATCCTTTGGATTCCAACCACACTGGTGCTTTGCCTGCTGCTCCTGCCGCCCTTCAAGGGCGTGATGGTCGCCCTGCAATATCGCCACGATGCACATGAGGGGCATCAATGA
- a CDS encoding protein-disulfide reductase DsbD family protein has product MQLRLISTGLVKPDGTTLLGLEIDMPETTKTYWRVPGDTGLPLELDFTGSTGVLDHEVLWPYPTRQETEDYLDYVYFGPTILPVEVTVEPGNPVAEISAMLGVCSDICLPAQANFTLPLSEAEPDRPNGLRVKQALADAPIAWDQAEQPIDGIALVPDAAMLAVRMRDVSIDPASLIAATASGEPLFGTPQKSPEPNLVLIPILGKGDPADLQDQDVQLTFMTDMGAFEVTRRVQASAGN; this is encoded by the coding sequence GTGCAACTCCGGCTGATCAGCACTGGCCTGGTCAAGCCCGACGGCACGACCCTGCTGGGTCTCGAAATTGACATGCCCGAGACCACCAAGACCTATTGGCGCGTTCCCGGTGATACCGGCCTGCCGCTGGAGCTGGATTTTACCGGTTCGACCGGTGTGCTCGATCACGAGGTGCTGTGGCCCTATCCGACACGGCAGGAAACCGAAGACTACCTCGACTACGTTTATTTTGGCCCCACCATCCTGCCAGTCGAAGTGACTGTCGAGCCCGGCAATCCCGTCGCCGAAATTAGCGCCATGCTCGGGGTCTGTTCCGATATCTGCCTGCCGGCGCAGGCCAACTTTACCCTGCCGCTCAGCGAGGCCGAGCCCGACCGTCCCAATGGGCTGCGCGTCAAGCAGGCGCTGGCTGACGCGCCAATCGCCTGGGACCAGGCAGAGCAACCCATCGATGGCATTGCTCTCGTGCCCGACGCGGCCATGCTGGCTGTCCGCATGCGCGATGTCAGCATCGATCCAGCCTCGCTCATCGCCGCGACCGCCTCGGGCGAGCCCCTGTTCGGCACGCCGCAAAAAAGCCCGGAACCAAACCTAGTCCTCATCCCAATTCTGGGGAAAGGCGATCCGGCCGACCTGCAAGATCAGGACGTCCAGCTCACATTCATGACGGATATGGGCGCATTCGAGGTTACGCGCAGGGTGCAAGCCAGCGCGGGGAACTGA
- a CDS encoding GNAT family protein, protein MLRLPELGDYETWYALRSASRDFLRPFEPRWTEADLARRVFATRVRRARQEAEEGTDYSFFIFLTLAGQETLVGGMTLSNVRRRAAQFVNLGYWMGQQYAGKGMMSEAVAASLPFVFDTLDLHRIHAAFLPGNTASRRVLEKNGFVEEGFAKSYLQINGRWEDHVLFGLTRELYETGRYSSRYV, encoded by the coding sequence ATGTTGCGCTTGCCGGAATTGGGTGACTACGAGACCTGGTATGCCCTGCGCAGCGCCAGCCGCGATTTTCTGAGACCATTCGAGCCGCGCTGGACCGAGGCCGACCTGGCGCGGCGTGTGTTCGCCACGCGTGTCCGGCGCGCCCGGCAGGAAGCCGAAGAGGGCACCGACTATTCATTCTTCATCTTTCTGACGCTGGCCGGCCAGGAAACCCTGGTTGGCGGCATGACGCTTTCCAATGTCCGGCGCCGTGCCGCTCAGTTCGTCAATCTCGGCTATTGGATGGGGCAACAATATGCCGGCAAGGGCATGATGAGCGAGGCGGTCGCCGCCAGCCTGCCCTTTGTGTTCGATACGCTCGACCTGCACCGAATCCATGCCGCTTTCCTGCCGGGCAATACAGCTTCGCGCCGCGTGCTGGAGAAGAATGGCTTTGTCGAAGAAGGCTTTGCCAAGAGTTATCTACAGATCAATGGTCGCTGGGAAGACCATGTGTTGTTCGGCCTGACACGCGAGCTTTACGAGACCGGGCGCTATTCCAGCCGCTACGTTTGA
- the thrC gene encoding threonine synthase — protein MQFVSTRGQAPVLGFSDAVLAGLASDGGLYVPQSWPQFSASEIAAFAGKPYADVAYAVISRFTGDEIAPARLKAIIDDSYAVFRHPSVTPLVEIEPNHFVLELFHGPTLAFKDVAMQFLSRVMDHILAERGLKATIVGATSGDTGSAAIEAFRGRDTTDIFILHPQGRTSAVQRRQMTTVLDANVHNLALEGTFDDCQNIVKAMFNNHKFRDRVRLSGVNSINWGRIVAQIVYYFTAAVSLGAPHRKVSFTVPTGNFGDIFAGYCAKQMGLPIERLVIATNANDILRRTMDTGRYEMDGVAPTISPSMDIQISSNFERLLFEGAGRDASAVLRMMDGLKQSGGFALPDNALAAIRRDFAAGTTGEAETTATISMTLQAAGYLLDPHTAVGVNVARHQAHGATPMITLGTAHPAKFPAAVKDATGIEPALPAWLADLHSREERLSVLANDQSAVEDFISARTRAA, from the coding sequence ATGCAGTTTGTCTCTACGCGTGGCCAGGCGCCCGTGCTCGGCTTCTCTGACGCGGTCCTGGCGGGCCTTGCCTCCGATGGCGGCCTTTATGTGCCGCAGTCCTGGCCGCAGTTCTCGGCCAGCGAAATTGCCGCCTTTGCCGGCAAGCCCTATGCCGATGTCGCCTATGCCGTGATCAGCCGCTTCACCGGTGACGAGATCGCGCCAGCCAGGCTCAAGGCCATCATCGATGACTCCTATGCCGTCTTCCGGCATCCCTCGGTGACGCCGCTGGTCGAGATCGAACCCAATCACTTCGTGCTAGAGCTGTTCCACGGCCCGACGCTGGCCTTCAAGGATGTGGCCATGCAGTTCCTGAGCCGGGTGATGGATCATATCCTCGCCGAACGGGGCCTCAAGGCGACCATCGTTGGCGCCACTTCCGGCGATACCGGTTCGGCCGCCATCGAGGCCTTCCGCGGCCGCGACACCACCGATATCTTCATCCTGCACCCGCAGGGCCGCACATCGGCGGTGCAGCGCCGCCAGATGACCACCGTGCTCGACGCCAATGTCCACAATCTGGCGCTCGAGGGCACGTTCGATGACTGCCAGAACATCGTCAAGGCGATGTTCAACAACCACAAGTTCCGCGATCGTGTGCGCCTCTCGGGTGTCAACTCCATCAACTGGGGCCGTATCGTCGCGCAGATCGTCTATTATTTCACCGCGGCGGTTTCCCTCGGTGCGCCGCATCGCAAGGTGAGTTTCACCGTGCCGACCGGCAATTTCGGTGACATTTTTGCCGGCTATTGCGCCAAGCAGATGGGCCTGCCCATCGAGCGGCTGGTGATCGCCACCAATGCCAATGACATTCTGCGCCGCACCATGGACACCGGCCGCTATGAAATGGATGGCGTGGCCCCAACCATCAGCCCGTCGATGGACATCCAGATCTCGTCCAATTTTGAGCGCCTGTTGTTTGAAGGTGCTGGACGCGATGCGTCTGCGGTTCTCCGCATGATGGATGGCCTGAAGCAGTCCGGTGGCTTTGCTTTGCCCGACAATGCGCTGGCCGCCATCCGCCGCGACTTCGCGGCCGGCACGACCGGCGAGGCGGAAACGACCGCGACCATCTCCATGACCTTGCAGGCTGCGGGTTATCTGCTCGATCCCCATACGGCGGTCGGCGTCAATGTCGCGCGCCATCAGGCGCATGGTGCGACGCCCATGATCACGCTGGGCACGGCCCATCCGGCCAAATTCCCGGCCGCCGTCAAGGATGCCACCGGCATCGAACCGGCACTGCCGGCCTGGCTGGCGGATCTTCATTCGCGCGAAGAGCGTTTGAGTGTGCTTGCCAACGACCAGTCTGCGGTCGAAGATTTCATTTCTGCGCGCACGCGCGCTGCCTGA
- a CDS encoding pitrilysin family protein, with amino-acid sequence MTVKSTTLDNGMVVLTDDMPHLESASLGVWVRAGARSERKTEHGISHLLEHMAFKGTTSRNALEIAEAIENVGGDLNAATSIEHTGYFARVLKEDVVLAADILSDILQNSLFDEDELTREKQVIVQEIGAARDNPDDHVFDLFQAAAFPTQPIGRTILGTVDSVREITADTVRKYMNRNYVGDHMVMAAAGNVDHEGLVRVAEQRFADLKPNGAPLPQRAEYQGGEERLISDHEQAHIVIGFEGRAYNADGFYAAQVLASILGGGMSSRLFQEVREKRGLCYSVYSFHWAFADSGVFGVAAATGEDEAAELVPVVLDELKRATESITEDEVVRVRNQIRAGLLMSLESPSARAGQLARQQILWGRPIPMQETVDRINAITTQRVQDVAQQIFTEGSPTLAGIGPIEKLPDVTAIREHLKR; translated from the coding sequence TTGACCGTAAAATCAACGACCCTCGACAATGGCATGGTGGTGCTCACCGACGACATGCCGCATCTCGAAAGCGCCTCGCTGGGCGTCTGGGTGAGGGCAGGGGCGCGCAGCGAGCGCAAGACCGAGCATGGCATTTCCCATTTGCTCGAGCATATGGCCTTCAAGGGCACCACCTCGCGCAATGCGCTGGAAATTGCCGAGGCCATCGAAAATGTCGGTGGCGACCTCAATGCCGCGACCTCTATCGAACACACCGGCTACTTCGCCCGCGTGCTCAAGGAAGACGTTGTTCTGGCGGCCGATATTCTCTCCGATATCCTGCAGAACTCGCTGTTTGACGAAGACGAACTGACCCGCGAAAAGCAGGTCATCGTTCAGGAGATTGGCGCCGCCCGCGACAATCCCGACGACCATGTCTTCGACCTGTTCCAGGCCGCAGCCTTCCCCACCCAGCCGATCGGGCGGACCATTCTGGGCACCGTGGATTCTGTTCGCGAGATTACCGCCGATACCGTCCGCAAATATATGAACCGCAACTATGTGGGCGACCACATGGTGATGGCCGCCGCTGGCAATGTCGATCACGAGGGCCTGGTGCGGGTCGCCGAGCAGCGCTTCGCTGACCTCAAGCCCAATGGTGCGCCGCTTCCGCAGCGCGCCGAATACCAGGGCGGTGAGGAGCGGCTGATCTCCGACCACGAGCAGGCCCATATCGTCATCGGCTTCGAAGGCCGCGCCTATAATGCCGACGGCTTCTATGCCGCGCAGGTGCTGGCTTCCATTCTTGGTGGCGGCATGAGCTCGCGCCTGTTCCAGGAAGTGCGCGAAAAGCGCGGCCTCTGCTATTCGGTCTATTCCTTTCATTGGGCCTTCGCCGACAGCGGCGTCTTCGGCGTCGCCGCGGCGACGGGCGAGGATGAAGCGGCCGAACTCGTGCCCGTCGTGCTGGACGAGCTCAAGCGCGCGACGGAAAGCATCACCGAGGACGAGGTTGTGCGAGTGCGCAACCAGATCCGCGCCGGGCTGCTGATGTCGCTGGAAAGCCCCTCCGCCCGTGCTGGCCAGCTCGCGCGCCAGCAGATCCTCTGGGGTCGTCCGATCCCGATGCAGGAGACGGTGGATCGCATCAATGCCATCACCACCCAGCGTGTGCAGGACGTGGCCCAGCAGATCTTCACGGAGGGGTCGCCGACCCTAGCCGGCATTGGGCCGATCGAAAAGCTGCCTGACGTCACCGCCATTCGCGAACATCTCAAGCGCTGA
- a CDS encoding peroxiredoxin: MIERGNPIPSVPVKLVNAEGSTDTTSDTALGTGTVVFFAVPGAFTPTCHVNHLPGFLANLTKLRAAGVDRVVCAAVNDHHVMRAWAEASSALGQIDFLADGNGALAEAMGLAKDFSKSGMGKRYARSAMIIRNGTVDAVFVEDAPGVNASGAPAILMALEAARS; this comes from the coding sequence ATGATCGAACGCGGTAATCCGATCCCGTCCGTCCCCGTCAAACTCGTCAATGCCGAAGGCTCGACCGATACGACCAGCGACACGGCGCTGGGCACGGGCACCGTGGTTTTCTTTGCCGTTCCTGGCGCCTTCACGCCCACCTGCCACGTCAATCACCTGCCGGGCTTCCTCGCCAACCTGACCAAGCTGCGTGCCGCTGGTGTCGATCGTGTGGTCTGCGCTGCGGTCAACGACCATCACGTAATGCGCGCCTGGGCCGAAGCCTCCAGCGCTCTGGGCCAGATCGATTTCCTCGCCGATGGCAATGGAGCGCTCGCCGAAGCCATGGGCTTGGCCAAGGATTTTTCCAAGTCCGGCATGGGCAAGCGCTACGCCCGCTCCGCTATGATCATTCGCAACGGCACGGTTGATGCTGTGTTCGTAGAGGATGCGCCGGGCGTGAATGCAAGCGGCGCCCCTGCCATTCTCATGGCTCTTGAAGCCGCCAGAAGCTAA
- a CDS encoding EAL domain-containing protein yields MRHLLALAMCLAFALGVMAPAAAFEVISVPEDVNAVNLSDVIEIQPGPEGRVQLSTAPGEDGIIRRIEVLASEQGTTPNFALFALRNESDQQIERLLVAPFFRLPGSGIFQPDLGADRLNALTPSAGIRPVRLLDSEADVFEVTLDPGATVTFVAELAGAELPELYLWQPNAYRDYVNSFTLFRGVVLGVASLAAVFLTIMFVVKGRGVFPATAAFAWAVLAYLLIDFGVLGRVLGLPAGGIQPLRAAAEAGIATTLAGFLFIYLNLHRWHLRFIHLALGLAALFLALFGFAFFQPAIAASIARLVLALLGVSGFFLILLLALRGYDRAVLLVPTWIILIAWLFYSWMVLSGQVSNDVAQPAVGGGLVLIVMLLGFTAVQHAFSEGQVTIGTLSEVERRALALTGSGDFVFDWNIERDRVSVSDELATRLGEKRGALRGAIKRWLDRVHPDDRDRFRTAFDTLVELRRGKVSADMRIAGHDGSYRSFRMRVKPVLGGDGQVNRIVGTLQDVTEDRAARERLLHDAVHDSLTGLPNRMLFLDRLERALVRAKTPGGIKPAVFLIDIDRFMELEERIGHSAADSVLLAISRRIARIMRPLDTVARVTGDQFAVILASEQAAGKIAETAEQIRKALKAPFNFGDRDLTLSASIGVTIYDSNPATAADVLRDAELAMYYAKRLGGDRIEAYRASARSIAAYNRASEEDLERGMKQGELHVQFQPIVDIQTGQTVGAEALMRWTHPTRGVVNPDEFVPLAERSGQIEKLGRLAFEQSAAQARDWMTSIGLPEEFFISVNLSPTQLATETLLNDMRNLVSQDKDLARRLKLEITESQVMTNPEHSAYMLQALRNLGLGIALDDFGTGHSSLSYLHRFPFDTIKIPAAFVKMSEANGIAHTQGPIIKAVVQLALDLDLMVIAEGVETQEEIERLRLLNCRYAQGFAFGAALTGMEFGKKLAIQLGK; encoded by the coding sequence ATGCGTCACCTTCTAGCACTAGCGATGTGTCTTGCCTTTGCGCTGGGCGTCATGGCACCAGCCGCCGCCTTCGAAGTCATTTCCGTTCCCGAAGACGTCAACGCCGTCAACCTGAGTGACGTGATCGAAATCCAGCCAGGTCCCGAAGGACGGGTGCAGCTTTCGACTGCGCCGGGCGAGGATGGCATCATCCGGCGCATTGAGGTGCTGGCCAGCGAGCAGGGCACGACGCCCAATTTCGCGTTGTTTGCGCTGCGCAATGAAAGCGACCAGCAAATCGAGCGCCTGCTTGTGGCGCCCTTCTTCCGCCTGCCGGGCTCGGGCATTTTCCAGCCTGACCTGGGTGCCGATCGCCTCAATGCGTTGACGCCCAGCGCCGGCATCCGCCCGGTTCGCCTGCTCGACAGCGAAGCCGATGTTTTTGAGGTAACGCTCGACCCCGGCGCCACGGTGACCTTTGTCGCCGAACTGGCCGGCGCCGAACTGCCCGAACTCTATCTCTGGCAACCCAATGCCTATCGCGACTATGTGAACTCCTTCACCCTGTTCCGCGGCGTGGTGCTTGGCGTGGCCTCGCTGGCCGCCGTTTTCCTCACCATCATGTTCGTGGTGAAGGGCAGGGGGGTCTTCCCGGCGACCGCCGCCTTTGCCTGGGCCGTATTGGCTTATCTCCTCATCGATTTCGGCGTGCTCGGACGTGTCCTCGGCCTGCCCGCAGGCGGCATTCAACCCCTGCGCGCTGCGGCGGAGGCGGGCATAGCGACGACGCTGGCCGGCTTCTTGTTCATCTATCTCAACCTCCATCGCTGGCACCTGCGCTTCATTCATCTGGCGCTGGGTCTTGCCGCTCTGTTTCTCGCGCTGTTCGGCTTTGCCTTCTTCCAGCCGGCCATCGCCGCCTCTATTGCGCGTCTCGTGCTCGCGCTGCTCGGCGTGTCGGGTTTCTTCCTGATCCTGCTGCTGGCCCTGCGTGGCTATGACCGCGCCGTGCTGCTGGTGCCGACCTGGATCATCCTGATCGCCTGGCTGTTCTATTCCTGGATGGTGCTCTCCGGTCAGGTTTCCAACGACGTAGCCCAGCCCGCTGTTGGTGGTGGCCTCGTGCTCATCGTCATGCTGCTCGGCTTTACGGCCGTGCAACACGCCTTTTCGGAAGGGCAGGTGACCATCGGCACGCTGAGCGAAGTCGAGCGCCGTGCCTTGGCGCTGACCGGCTCGGGCGACTTCGTCTTCGACTGGAATATCGAACGCGATCGCGTCTCGGTCAGCGACGAGCTGGCTACCCGGCTCGGCGAAAAGCGCGGAGCCCTGCGCGGCGCCATCAAGCGCTGGCTCGACCGCGTTCATCCCGATGACCGCGACCGCTTCCGCACTGCTTTCGACACGCTGGTCGAACTGCGCCGTGGCAAGGTTTCCGCTGATATGCGCATTGCCGGCCACGATGGTAGCTATCGCAGCTTCCGCATGCGCGTGAAGCCGGTGCTGGGTGGCGATGGCCAGGTCAACCGCATCGTCGGCACATTGCAGGATGTCACCGAAGACCGCGCCGCCCGCGAACGCCTGTTGCATGACGCCGTGCACGATAGCCTGACCGGCCTGCCCAATCGCATGCTGTTTCTCGACCGCCTAGAGCGCGCCCTGGTGCGCGCCAAGACACCGGGCGGCATCAAGCCAGCTGTCTTTCTGATCGACATCGACCGCTTCATGGAACTCGAAGAGCGCATCGGTCACTCGGCCGCCGACTCGGTTCTGCTGGCCATTTCGCGCCGCATTGCCCGCATCATGCGCCCGCTCGATACCGTGGCCCGCGTAACCGGCGACCAGTTCGCGGTGATTCTGGCTTCCGAACAGGCCGCCGGCAAGATTGCCGAAACCGCCGAGCAGATCCGCAAGGCGCTGAAAGCCCCGTTCAATTTCGGCGACCGCGATCTGACGCTCTCGGCCTCCATCGGCGTCACCATCTATGACAGCAATCCAGCGACTGCCGCCGACGTACTGCGCGACGCCGAACTGGCCATGTATTACGCCAAGCGCCTGGGCGGCGATCGTATCGAGGCCTACCGCGCCTCGGCCCGCTCCATCGCCGCCTATAACCGCGCCAGCGAGGAAGATCTCGAACGCGGCATGAAGCAGGGCGAATTGCATGTGCAGTTCCAGCCCATCGTCGATATCCAGACCGGCCAGACCGTTGGTGCCGAGGCGCTGATGCGCTGGACCCATCCGACGCGCGGTGTGGTCAATCCCGACGAATTCGTGCCACTGGCCGAACGCTCCGGCCAGATCGAAAAGCTCGGTCGCCTGGCCTTCGAACAGTCCGCTGCCCAGGCGCGCGACTGGATGACCAGCATTGGCCTGCCCGAGGAATTCTTCATCTCGGTCAATCTGTCGCCGACGCAATTGGCGACCGAAACCCTGCTCAACGACATGCGAAACCTGGTCAGTCAGGACAAGGATCTCGCGCGTCGTCTCAAGCTCGAGATCACCGAATCGCAGGTGATGACCAATCCGGAGCATTCGGCCTATATGCTGCAGGCGCTGCGCAATCTGGGCCTTGGCATCGCGCTTGACGATTTCGGCACCGGCCACTCATCGCTGAGCTATCTGCACCGTTTCCCCTTCGACACGATCAAGATCCCCGCAGCCTTCGTGAAGATGAGCGAAGCCAATGGCATTGCCCATACCCAGGGCCCAATAATCAAAGCCGTGGTCCAGCTGGCGCTCGACCTCGATCTGATGGTGATTGCCGAGGGCGTCGAAACCCAGGAAGAGATCGAACGCCTGCGCCTGCTCAACTGCCGCTACGCCCAGGGTTTTGCCTTCGGCGCGGCGCTGACCGGCATGGAATTTGGAAAGAAGCTCGCCATACAGCTGGGCAAGTGA